From Daucus carota subsp. sativus chromosome 6, DH1 v3.0, whole genome shotgun sequence:
ATCCAAACGCCGAAAGAGCGTTGCGGATGTTTTGCATTGCTGGGAGCAGAAACTGCGCAAACCGGGCGTTCTGAGAGTGGAATGGAGTGATTCCATTCCCGACAGCAATGAACCGGAAGTTAACGTTGGAATAGTCTATGACGTTCCCTTGGACCCACTCGTGGGCGTTCCTCTGGTCGGACGCCACCCAGTGAAGGTGGTCGTTGGGTACGCCAAGAATCACTTCGATACCGGAGTTCCTGAGGGCTTGGAGAGCGTTACGGTCAGGGCTATAGAGTCTCATCCTCCGTATCTTCATCGACTGGGCTAGAGGCACGGCTTCTTGTGCGGATGGTTGATTGTTGCCGAATGATCCGTAACACACACCCACATCTTGCGGCCCAGCACCTGCCGAACAACATATAAACACTCAACAGTTAATATTTCGAAAAGATTACTCAAGTATCATCACATACAGTGGCCGTGAATCAGAAATGAGTAGTATTAGGTGTATAAAATTGTGTAtagaaaatttgtatataattatgtgaCAATTGATGTGGTTGGTTTTAATTGAGCTTGTTGATGTAAATACAGAGAGCTCAATttaattaaaacccaccacacattagtatgtataaaattttgtatacaTTTACGTGAACCAAGTATTTTCCATGAGAAATATGTGTTTTAGAGCACCTGAAGTAGCTTGCAAGAAGGCAAAGAGCGAGGAAAGTAGCAGCAGCAACGTGGTCACCTTTGGAGACATATTGTGGAACTTAACTACTAGACTTTGGATGGATGGAGCTTTACCTAAAGCTTGAAGCAGTATTTATACAGGGAAAGAAAGAGGATCGAGTTGGCTCGAGATTGTTCGGAAGTTTGTACATAATAGGCGCCAGCAGCGGCATGCCGCATGAATTCATGCAAAGTTGATAATAATGGAGATGAAGTATCAGATAACTATGGCCTAAAATTTGTATACGTGGCGAGCTACAATAATTTGTTTGAATACGTggcaatataaatatattataaatcaacaaaatgatatattctataaaaaaagtaaaaagaaaataaacatgTTACGCAGATGattgtttgattttatatatgaaaaatgcttggtgcacataattgtgtacaaaaacatgtacataatgacatgtggtagattttaattggatgaccccctgcatttacaccaaccattccaattaaaatccaccacattaCTTGCcatatcattatgtacaaattttctgtacacaattatgtccACCTAGCATTACTGTATAATATTTTCTCGACAAATAATATCCGAATGCTAGCTATTCTTGCGTAATATTTTCCTTTTCCTATGCCATCGACTAGAATGGACTAGAACCTACGCTACTGTATAATTACTTTCTCGACAAATAAGCCTTATAacctaataaattaatatttgttttaataaattttcgGGGTGAAACAAGATCGAACCATGACCTAGAACAGCTCTTAACCATTTGAATTATCCAACCGTGCTTCTGtacaattgttttaattataaataaaatgttgGCAATGTACGGATCGACCCCATATTTTAAATGAAACTATTTCCTCTTACAATTAATTCACACAGCAATTTAGATTGAGTCCAACGTACAAgtaatgaaaaataatttttaatatcggAGTACGAGTTTTGTCCAGGCTACAGCTTGGACATAAATTTTAACTCTATTTTGACAATCTCTCTACTCGGTATTGCAAGTTTCAGAgttattaacatatataaaataattaataaaattattaaataattatattattatattaattttcttataataaTAACTTTTCTTATCATTAGAGTCggctgtatatatatatatagatctcACTATTGAGTTGGAGTACATTATAATAAAatggttattttttttatcgttTCTCCGTGCTTTATCACACATGAATTTGGATACTTAATGTTAGTATTCAAAGAAATCAAGACTTAATAAAAGTGTCATTAGTAGTAAAGTAGTTATCGGAAATTGTTGAGCACACAATAGTTTGATTTTCATAGCTTCGATCCTGTGAGCCACGGTTACACAGAGAAGATCCTTATTTAGTAcatctataatctatatactTGGTCTTGCATACTACTGGCTACTGAAATTAATCCGATACTTGGCTTGTTTGTTGTTCAAAAAGACTCCCCAGTTTTTGTTGTCTCCCCTCTTGTCTTCATCGAACAGGGAAAAGATGTAAATCTCGATAAACTTCAGTGGCCTTTTCGGGGTACCAGCGTTGCGCACATGATGAATCAAATTTTTGTTGTGAGTAGCCGCAATTAAATTACTAGTGCCTTCTCCTCCTGCTGTTGGCCATCCGATTTCAGACACGACCACGTCCAAACCGGCGCCATTAGCCTTCTTCAGCGCAGAGTATACACTGTCGACCATAACATCGAATATATTCGTGTAGGCAAGCGGTCCATCTTGCACAACAGGACTTCGACGCTGGAAAGTAGTGTATTCTAGACGAGGATCTTGCGATGTTGTAGTGCTCTTCTGTAGATCACGAGGAATGTCACCCTTATTGTATAGGTAGCTGTAGTAAGGGTGTAGGTTCACTAGCAAGGGTGTCCTGGTGTTAACCAAGAAACGAATGACGGGATCAAAAAATTGTAGAAACGCTGGATTGAATTCGGCTTGGGACGGAGGGGAAGTGTTGACAAGAGCATCCGATTGGTCGATTGCGGTGGTTACTGGGATATGATTAAATTGCGCAGATGTGGATATTGAGTTCTGGATGTTGCGCATAGCCTGAAGGAGAAAAGGCACGTATTGCGGAGTTCCTGAGAATTCGTATGGAGTGACCCCATTGCCAACAACAATATACCTGAAGTTGACATTCGTGTAATTCTTGATGTTTCCTTGGATCCACTGGTCCGCGTTATCTTGGCTTGCGGCCACCCATTGAAGCTCCCTGTTGGGGACACCGAGCATAACTTCGATTCCGGTGTTTCCAAGGGATTGTAAAGCATTATGGTCAGGGCCGTAAAGTCTAATCCTTTTGATGCCAGCAGATTGGACAACAGAAACAGCTTCTTGGGCGGAGGGTTGATTGGTAGCAAATGTTCCGTAGCACACACCTACTGGCTGCGGTCCTGCTTCCGGGCCATGTCTTACTGTCGCGCCTAATTTCATAAACAGAGAGAGTAGAATAAAGACATGAAATTTAGTTTTAAACATTAGTTAGATAGCAACATGGATGCAAAAGTACTACTACATATTCTGTGAATTTGTATACCTGAAGTGGCATGTAGGAAGGCAAATATCGAGTAGAATAGTAACAGCAGCCGAGAGAGCATAGTGGTGTTAGAGGCCCGTGGCATAATCTGGGTGTAAGTCTAGTTGAGAATAATTACAGAGAAAAATTGTAATCATATATATAGACGAAATAGATAAGATCGAGTGTGCGGGAGATAAGATCCAGACTGTTCTCAAGTCTGTTGGTATTACGCATGCTGCGTGCCGCATGAAATTTTTTTGGCCAGGTGTAAGACATCCAAACTAGATGAGTGTGCGCGAGTACGTGTGGAGTCACCGTTTGGCATTTCTAATAATactcttaaattattttttaaaaataatataatatatgatttgtaataaataattattacataGAATATTGTTAGAGCTCTAACTCgatctaattttttataattgctTTTTATCCatattctattattattattattagggaGAAAAGTAAGAGACAGAataagagaaaagtgaatagaCAATACGTATAGACGACTATCACGTCTATGACCGATACAAAATATTGCTTCGTCAATTATCTATATCTTATTTCATAAAGGGGTAATTAAGGAGTAAACATACCATTTTATTAAAAGAAAGTGATCACGTATAGCTTCTTTTATTTAGAACCTACAGCCATACATGCCAACGTTTATTAGACATAAACATAATACATTCATGTTATATTATCAAAACTGGAAACTGAGCTGATACTTCGCTTCCTTGTTGTTGTTGAAGACTCCCCAATGCCTCTCAAATTCCTCGGAATCTCTTTTATTCTCATCAAACAAATTGAAGATATAAGTCTCGATACGCTTCTGAGGTCTTTTTGGAGTTCCATTGTTGAGTACATGgttaatcaacttgttgttatGGGTTGATGCATTTTCAATAGTAGCCGCGTCACCCCCTTCAGTTGGCCAACCAATTTCAGACACGACCACGTCTAAAGATGATCCACCGGCTTTCTCTAGAGCGGAATGTACACTATCAACCATGGCGTCAAAAACATTTGTGTAGCCAAGCGGTCCATCTTGTATAATTGGATCTTGACGTTGGAAAGTAGCATATTCAAGGCGTGGAGTTTGTCCGCTGTTGCCATGTGCATCCAACTCTGATGGAATATCTGCCTTGTTGTGCACATAGCTAAAGTAAGGGTGGAGATTTACCAACAATGGTACGTTGTTATTGTTTACTAGAAATTGGATAATGGGGTCAATAAACTGTCTAACTTCTGGCCTAAATTGACCCTGTGATGGTGGACAAGATTGGATGAGAATCTCAGATTGATCAATGGCAGTGGTGACTCTGATTTTATTTTGGAACCCACACGCCGAAATTGCGTTCTGGATGTTTTGCATGGCTTGGAGAACAAACTGCGCAAACTGAGAAGTTTGATCGTGGGCTGGAGTTATTCCATTACCAACTACAACGTACCTAAAATTAACCTCTTGATAATTTTTGATGTTGTCTTGAACCCACTGATTAGCGTTATCCTGTGAAGAGGCCACTGATTGAAGTTGTTCGTTGGGGACGCCAATCACAACTTCAATTCTTGTATTTctaagagattgtaaagcattaTGGTCAGGACCATATAGTCTCATTCTTTGAATCCCAACGGACTGGATGAGAGAGATGGCTTCTTGAGCTGTTGGTTGATTGTCAGCAAATGTTCCATAACATATACCTACAGGTTGTGCTCCTTGTTGACCGCAAGATTGTTGTCCTTGTCCTTGTTGGTTTCCACCTTGTTGACATTGGTTGCTTCCAGCTTGTTGACCTTGTTGTTGTCCCTGTTGATTTTGGTTACTTCCACCTTGTTGACCTTGTTGACTTTGGTTACTTCCACCTTGTTGTCCTTGGTTGCTTCCACCTTGTTGCCCTTGACCTTGTTGGCTACCACCTTGTTGTTGTCCTTGTTGGCTTCCACCTTGTTGACTTGTCTGACCTTGTTGGTCTCCACCTTGTTGGCCTTGTTGGTTTCCACCTTGTTGACCTTGTTGGCTTCCATCTTGTTTGCCTTGCTGACCTTGATTGCTTCCATCTTGTTGGCCTTGTTGTCCTTGTTGGTTTCCACCTTGCTGGCCTTGATTGCTTCCAGCTTGTTGGCCTTGTTGTCCTTGTTGGTTTCCACCTTGTTGTCCTTGTTGGCTTCCACCTTCTTGTCCTTGTTGGTTTCCACCTTGTTGTCCTTGCGATTGACCTTGTTGGCTTTGTTGTCCTTGCTGACCTTGTTGACCGCATTGGGATGCCTCTCCTACTTGTTTGCCACAGTTTTGTTGATCTCCTCCCTGTTGGCTACCTTGTTCGACTTTTGGTGGTTGGTCTTGATTGCCACCAGGTTGTTGACCACTTCCTTGTTGGGATCCTGGTTGTTGGACTTGTTGGCCACTAGGCTTTTGACCACTTGGTTGCTGGCTACAAGGTTGTTGGCCTCCAACTTCTTGTCCGCATGTTGGTTGGGCTCCAACTTGTTGTTCGTTAAGCAGACGAGAACCtgctttaattaaatatacaagcAAATTATGATActtatataaaatgatataatcATTAATTACATAACcaagttattataatatattcctATGCATTTGCATAGAAATGAAATTACTATTAATCCGAGGAGTTTAGTGATACACGTACCTGTAGTAATATGCAAAGACCCGGTGACAAGTAAGGAAAGTAAAAGTAACACAAGAGGGATCTTGGAATGCATTTTATTTAAGAACTTGAGGCTAGTTCTAATGGTGTTTTTTATATAGAGGAAacgttatttttttttcttatgatGATATGCATATAAGTGCGTCCTATTTATAGGGTAATGGATAATGTACCTGGCCAATATTATGGGCATATTAACTTGGCAGGCAAAGAGGGACAGATGGCATGCATGCAGGGTTGTTTGTTATATGAGAAGTAACGTGTTTAAGTTTCTTTTAGTATGTGGCTTGTTCT
This genomic window contains:
- the LOC108226278 gene encoding glucan endo-1,3-beta-glucosidase, acidic-like; amino-acid sequence: MKLGATVRHGPEAGPQPVGVCYGTFATNQPSAQEAVSVVQSAGIKRIRLYGPDHNALQSLGNTGIEVMLGVPNRELQWVAASQDNADQWIQGNIKNYTNVNFRYIVVGNGVTPYEFSGTPQYVPFLLQAMRNIQNSISTSAQFNHIPVTTAIDQSDALVNTSPPSQAEFNPAFLQFFDPVIRFLVNTRTPLLVNLHPYYSYLYNKGDIPRDLQKSTTTSQDPRLEYTTFQRRSPVVQDGPLAYTNIFDVMVDSVYSALKKANGAGLDVVVSEIGWPTAGGEGTSNLIAATHNKNLIHHVRNAGTPKRPLKFIEIYIFSLFDEDKRGDNKNWGVFLNNKQAKYRINFSSQ